A single genomic interval of Spinacia oleracea cultivar Varoflay chromosome 6, BTI_SOV_V1, whole genome shotgun sequence harbors:
- the LOC110805653 gene encoding dof zinc finger protein PBF-like, translating into MEQRIDLVSVGGGGEDQPNECQGGGGAGGGQNNNNNNTNQPPLQSCPRCNSADTKFCYYNNYSLSQRRYFCKGCRRYWTQGGTLRNIPVGGGFRKNKRAKVDIASPSQQPQQMQQAIEPPHLFAVPPVISAGNGNNFLLGNQNHRAGLFTSATLVALHQMRQQQQQMFALGTNRGLLQDFNVPNTRSNPVDGLLFQTAAPSSITGEWNIGTETEGVPALPSLSEPIYNDDVNNRVNNINDDVNNNINNSNT; encoded by the coding sequence ATGGAACAACGGATTGATCTTGTTAGTGTCGGTGGCGGTGGAGAGGATCAACCAAATGAGTGTCAGGGTGGTGGCGGAGCAGGTGGTGggcagaacaacaacaacaacaacaccaaccaGCCGCCGCTGCAATCATGCCCCCGTTGTAACTCAGCTGACACCAAGTTTTGCTACTATAACAATTATAGCTTATCTCAACGAAGATACTTTTGTAAGGGATGTAGGAGGTACTGGACCCAAGGTGGTACCCTCCGTAACATCCCTGTAGGTGGAGGATTCCGTAAGAACAAACGCGCCAAGGTAGACATAGCGTCCCCTAGTCAGCAGCCTCAACAGATGCAGCAGGCCATAGAGCCTCCTCATCTGTTTGCTGTGCCGCCTGTTATTTCTGCAGGAAATGGTAATAACTTTCTGTTAGGAAATCAGAATCATAGGGCGGGGTTATTCACATCAGCAACCTTGGTTGCATTACATCAAATGAGGCAGCAGCAACAGCAGATGTTTGCCTTGGGAACTAACAGAGGTTTGCTACAAGATTTTAACGTACCGAATACACGGTCCAACCCGGTAGACGGACTACTGTTTCAGACTGCTGCTCCGTCGTCAATAACCGGAGAATGGAACATTGGCACCGAAACAGAAGGCGTGCCTGCGCTGCCTTCTCTGTCGGAACCAATCTACAACGACGATGTTAACAACAGAGTCAACAACATAAACGACGATGTTAACAACAACATTAACAATAGCAATACTTAG
- the LOC110802913 gene encoding uncharacterized protein — translation MCLTSFCMRMFVLQLEGLLQSVKGGMLPVIDCCAAVLLCLAVVGSVSGVVLLHGGSGCHCLFVVNHKVYWELYISPYVRLTSTRTKINGESSFMEISTNSHKDERLSPFNSTYAVRFKEDIKRWARGGVRYATIVVALVIYIRVVVLGNFCVIDFFFPLNSFSRGFLP, via the exons ATGTGCCTAACAAG TTTCTGCATGAGGATGTTTGTTTTGCAGCTGGAAGGATTGTTGCAGTCAGTCAAAGGTGGTATGCTTCCAGTGATTGACTGTTGCGCAGCTGTTCTGCTCTGTTTGGCTGTTGTTGGTAGTGTTTCAGGTGTGGTGTTGCTGCATGGGGGTAGTGGTTGTCACTGCTTGTTTGTTGTCAACCATAAAGTATATTGGGAATTGTACATCAG TCCATATGTTAGGTTAACCAGCACTAGGACGAAGATCAATGGCGAGTCTTCTTTCATGGAGATCTCAACCAACAGCCATAAAGACGAGAGATTATCGCCTTTTAACTCGACTTATGCAGTGAGGTTTAAAGAGGATATAAAGAGGTGGGCGAGAGGCGGTGTGAGATATGCAACCATTGTAGTAGCTCTTGTGATCTACATAAGGGTGGTGGTTTTGGGGAATTTTTgtgtaattgattttttttttccgctcAACTCCTTTTCTCGGGGTTTTCTCCCCTAA